One Thalassotalea sediminis DNA segment encodes these proteins:
- a CDS encoding trypsin-like serine protease yields the protein MSHFKSKTRQLVGAISVASLTFMGQANADLIGLDIDNSNAQAYIAAGNGDNSNTREDNLASITDPNNASSPFNGVVSIFIESSRGGFICTGAALNKRHILSAAHCVDENDQGQVINLANPDNRVRVVFNSDGTANDIITAQNVDMHPDYNGFNICSDGTSGCLNDDVAIIELDRDIPEGTQTYDLFSGQVFDTLNLSSQGGGDGSLFTMVGYGTRGDGYSGYYDDALGSPDFFSKLVGQNIVDAISFDDDGSGLAEVWHADFDGTYTDNDDNFGGGAGAEYDLDFFCAVYDICSSWLPEGIEANIGGGDSGGPSFVFNALTGQLEIAGINTFGAPTSPIAPGAYGDRFGGILMNPYADWINYQVSQVPTPNSILLFGLALAGLATARRKA from the coding sequence ATGTCACATTTTAAATCTAAGACACGTCAACTTGTCGGCGCAATTTCAGTAGCGTCACTTACGTTTATGGGTCAAGCAAATGCAGATCTAATCGGTTTAGATATCGATAATTCTAACGCTCAAGCGTACATTGCAGCAGGCAATGGTGATAATTCAAACACGCGCGAAGATAACCTAGCGAGTATCACTGATCCGAATAATGCTTCTTCACCTTTTAATGGTGTCGTTAGTATTTTTATTGAATCGAGTCGTGGTGGCTTTATTTGTACAGGTGCAGCATTAAATAAACGCCATATATTAAGTGCCGCCCATTGTGTTGATGAGAATGATCAAGGTCAAGTGATCAATTTGGCTAACCCAGACAACCGTGTACGTGTTGTCTTTAATAGTGATGGCACTGCTAATGATATAATCACAGCACAAAATGTTGATATGCACCCAGACTATAACGGCTTTAATATCTGTTCAGATGGTACTTCTGGATGTTTAAATGATGACGTTGCTATTATTGAGTTAGATCGTGATATTCCTGAAGGTACACAAACCTACGATCTATTCTCTGGCCAAGTTTTTGATACCTTAAACCTGTCTTCACAAGGTGGTGGTGACGGTTCACTCTTTACCATGGTAGGTTATGGTACTCGTGGTGATGGTTATTCTGGCTACTACGATGATGCATTAGGTTCACCTGATTTCTTTTCTAAACTTGTTGGTCAAAATATTGTTGATGCGATCAGTTTTGATGATGACGGCTCTGGATTAGCTGAAGTATGGCATGCAGATTTTGACGGAACTTATACCGATAATGATGATAACTTTGGCGGTGGTGCAGGCGCAGAATATGACTTAGACTTTTTCTGTGCAGTATATGACATCTGTAGCTCTTGGTTACCAGAGGGTATCGAAGCAAATATTGGTGGTGGTGACTCTGGCGGTCCATCATTTGTATTTAATGCGTTAACTGGTCAACTTGAAATCGCAGGTATTAATACCTTTGGTGCGCCTACATCACCTATTGCACCAGGTGCATATGGCGATCGTTTTGGAGGCATTTTGATGAATCCTTATGCTGACTGGATTAATTATCAAGTGTCACAAGTACCAACACCAAATTCAATATTATTATTTGGTTTAGCGTTGGCAGGTTTAGCTACTGCGCGTCGTAAAGCATAG
- a CDS encoding response regulator, translated as MDDQLTSSILIVDDSSTNIRVICNQIKDLGHKIHIAKDGIQALELLTEIKPSMILMDISMPNMDGFECCKRIKQSESRRDIPVLIISGSNDEKDMRRALNVGASAYMTKPIDPKQLRTNIDYHMPWH; from the coding sequence ATGGATGACCAACTAACATCAAGTATTCTTATCGTCGATGATAGCTCTACCAACATTCGTGTCATATGTAATCAAATTAAAGATTTAGGACATAAAATACATATCGCAAAAGACGGTATTCAAGCCCTTGAACTTTTAACTGAAATAAAACCAAGCATGATTCTAATGGACATCAGTATGCCCAATATGGATGGCTTTGAATGTTGTAAACGGATAAAACAATCAGAAAGTAGACGAGATATACCCGTATTAATCATATCCGGTTCAAACGATGAAAAAGATATGCGTCGAGCATTAAATGTTGGTGCGAGTGCTTACATGACTAAACCCATCGACCCAAAACAATTAAGAACAAATATTGACTATCATATGCCTTGGCATTGA
- the rpmG gene encoding 50S ribosomal protein L33, which produces MRDKIRLVSSAGTGHFYTTDKNKKTMPEKMEIKKFDPKARKHVMYKEAKIK; this is translated from the coding sequence ATGCGTGATAAAATTAGATTAGTTTCAAGTGCTGGCACAGGTCATTTTTATACTACTGACAAGAATAAAAAGACTATGCCTGAGAAAATGGAAATCAAAAAATTTGATCCAAAAGCTCGCAAGCACGTAATGTACAAAGAAGCTAAAATTAAGTAA
- the rpmB gene encoding 50S ribosomal protein L28 has protein sequence MSRVCQVTGKKPVVGNNRSHARNATRRRFLPNLQTHRFWVESENRFVKLRLTPKGMRIIDKKGIDAVLTDIRARGEKV, from the coding sequence ATGTCTAGAGTTTGCCAAGTAACCGGCAAGAAACCAGTTGTAGGGAACAATCGTTCTCACGCAAGAAACGCCACTCGTCGTCGTTTCTTACCTAACCTTCAAACCCATCGCTTTTGGGTTGAAAGTGAAAATCGTTTCGTTAAATTACGTTTAACTCCGAAAGGAATGCGTATTATCGATAAGAAAGGCATTGATGCAGTGTTAACTGATATTCGTGCCCGTGGCGAAAAAGTCTAA
- a CDS encoding AAA family ATPase: protein MMILVGGEKGGSGKSCLAQNLAVYFAKIKKGIVLMVDCDPQRTTSDWIQARNTDPSLPAINCIQLYGKIRNDLLSLNQHYDYVIVDCGGQDNLALRAAMSVADHVIIPLRPKRRDLKTVPHMEDMLSTCKMVNPKMLASFVVTQCPALPTQANRILEAKDVCSSYGINVLNSVTYNRNIYDDSEESGSSVLEIDSEGKAAAEIIAIAEELIAMKPDNSHEFN, encoded by the coding sequence ATGATGATTTTAGTTGGTGGTGAAAAAGGTGGCAGTGGCAAAAGTTGTTTAGCCCAAAACCTCGCAGTTTATTTTGCCAAGATTAAAAAGGGTATAGTGTTAATGGTTGACTGTGACCCACAACGCACTACTTCTGATTGGATTCAGGCTCGAAATACGGACCCTTCATTACCCGCTATAAATTGTATTCAATTGTACGGTAAGATCCGAAATGACTTATTGAGTTTGAATCAACATTACGATTACGTGATTGTTGATTGTGGTGGGCAAGACAACCTTGCACTTCGTGCGGCTATGTCAGTTGCTGATCATGTTATTATTCCATTAAGACCAAAACGACGCGATCTTAAAACAGTACCACATATGGAAGATATGTTGAGTACTTGTAAAATGGTCAACCCTAAAATGTTAGCATCGTTTGTGGTTACACAGTGTCCAGCATTGCCTACGCAAGCAAACCGTATTCTTGAAGCAAAAGATGTTTGTAGTTCATACGGTATAAATGTGTTAAATTCAGTGACCTATAATCGCAATATATACGATGATAGTGAAGAAAGTGGCTCATCAGTACTTGAAATTGATAGTGAAGGTAAAGCTGCTGCCGAAATAATTGCAATTGCTGAAGAATTAATCGCTATGAAACCGGATAACTCGCATGAGTTTAACTGA
- a CDS encoding PilZ domain-containing protein, translated as MTEQDDARIERRRSFRLDMEKELVNIQWQDDTGQEFNKTIACLDFSKGGLKLDCDQAIPLNVKATVIFKAAAPQSQSLTGQVVRCLKQDTGWYEIALRLDN; from the coding sequence ATGACAGAACAAGATGATGCACGTATTGAGCGACGAAGGTCGTTTAGATTGGATATGGAAAAAGAACTCGTCAATATTCAATGGCAAGATGATACGGGACAAGAATTTAACAAAACTATTGCATGCCTTGACTTTTCGAAAGGTGGATTAAAACTCGATTGCGATCAAGCAATTCCGTTGAATGTAAAAGCAACCGTTATCTTTAAAGCGGCCGCCCCGCAGAGTCAGTCTTTGACTGGTCAAGTTGTCAGATGTCTAAAACAAGATACTGGTTGGTATGAAATAGCACTAAGACTTGATAACTAA
- the radC gene encoding RadC family protein produces MLKDWPIMEQPREKLLSLGSQSLSDAELLAIFIRTGVQGINVVDLSRQLLKTFGSLSGIFNASQEELCQIKGLGNAKYVQLQACLEMVKRCLAEELVRGETLTSSQASKNFLIAQLRHEFREVFAVLLLDSQHQVIHFEKLFYGTLNAAAVYPRIVVEVAIRQHASAVILAHNHPSGVAEASLADKQITQTLSDALLLVDINVLDHMIIAGHQCYSFAEHGLL; encoded by the coding sequence ATGTTGAAGGATTGGCCAATAATGGAACAGCCAAGGGAAAAACTATTGTCTTTGGGTTCACAGTCGTTATCTGATGCAGAACTACTGGCTATTTTTATTCGTACCGGTGTGCAAGGAATAAATGTTGTTGACCTGTCACGTCAACTTTTAAAGACCTTCGGTAGCCTTTCTGGCATTTTTAACGCGTCTCAAGAAGAACTTTGCCAAATAAAAGGATTAGGGAATGCAAAATACGTTCAATTACAAGCGTGCTTAGAAATGGTGAAACGTTGTTTAGCGGAAGAGCTTGTGCGAGGAGAAACATTAACAAGTTCACAGGCGAGTAAAAACTTTTTAATTGCTCAGTTACGCCACGAGTTTAGAGAAGTATTTGCTGTTTTATTGCTGGACAGCCAACATCAGGTTATTCACTTTGAAAAGTTGTTCTACGGTACATTGAATGCAGCAGCTGTTTATCCAAGGATTGTCGTTGAAGTGGCTATTCGTCAACATGCGAGTGCCGTTATTTTAGCCCATAACCATCCATCAGGCGTTGCTGAAGCAAGTTTAGCTGACAAGCAGATTACGCAAACATTATCTGACGCCTTACTTTTGGTCGATATCAACGTGCTTGATCATATGATTATCGCTGGGCATCAATGCTACTCGTTTGCTGAACATGGGCTACTTTAA
- the coaBC gene encoding bifunctional phosphopantothenoylcysteine decarboxylase/phosphopantothenate--cysteine ligase CoaBC, protein MQQLVDKNIVLGITGGIAAYKTPELVRRLKERGANVRVVMTESAKAFITPLTLQAVSGNSVSDSLLDTDAELAMGHIELAKWADLLLIAPTSANTIARIAHGIADDLLGTLILATDAPVALAPAMNQQMWHAKATQDNVKTLLTRDTLIWGPGSGEQACGDIGLGRMIEVDDIVMQVCQHFSPATLSGQHWVITAGPTREAIDPVRYISNHSSGKMGYAIAQSAINAGAQVTLISGPVNLPPIAGCNIRYVESAQDMYQQAVKHSDAATVFVSCAAVADYRVAEIAQQKLKKTEQNDNLTLQLVKNPDIVASIANMAQKPFVVGFAAETQDVAQYAKDKLTRKNLDLIAANDVSQQGQGFNSNDNALTVFTHHETIDIPLANKQSVADKLVAIIKRQLDENI, encoded by the coding sequence ATGCAACAACTTGTAGATAAAAATATTGTTCTTGGTATCACAGGAGGCATTGCAGCCTACAAAACACCTGAACTTGTAAGACGGCTTAAAGAGCGCGGTGCAAATGTGCGCGTTGTAATGACAGAAAGCGCTAAGGCATTCATAACACCACTTACGCTACAAGCCGTTTCAGGTAATTCAGTATCAGATAGTTTATTAGACACTGATGCAGAACTTGCCATGGGTCACATCGAACTCGCAAAGTGGGCCGACTTATTATTGATCGCTCCTACAAGTGCAAATACTATCGCTCGAATAGCCCATGGTATTGCCGATGATTTACTCGGCACCTTGATATTAGCGACAGATGCGCCTGTTGCACTTGCGCCAGCAATGAACCAACAAATGTGGCATGCTAAAGCAACACAAGATAATGTAAAAACATTATTAACACGTGACACATTAATATGGGGACCTGGCAGCGGTGAGCAAGCCTGTGGTGATATTGGTCTTGGCCGCATGATTGAAGTAGATGACATTGTTATGCAGGTATGCCAACATTTTTCTCCTGCAACACTTTCAGGACAGCATTGGGTCATTACTGCTGGGCCAACAAGAGAAGCAATCGATCCTGTCCGTTACATTTCAAACCATAGCTCCGGCAAAATGGGCTATGCTATAGCTCAATCAGCAATCAATGCTGGCGCTCAAGTAACGCTTATTTCAGGCCCAGTAAACCTGCCGCCGATCGCTGGTTGCAATATACGCTATGTTGAAAGCGCTCAAGACATGTATCAACAAGCGGTTAAACATAGCGATGCGGCAACAGTTTTTGTATCTTGTGCTGCCGTAGCCGATTATCGCGTCGCTGAGATTGCTCAACAGAAACTAAAAAAAACCGAGCAAAATGATAATTTGACATTACAGCTGGTGAAAAACCCCGATATAGTGGCCAGTATTGCTAACATGGCACAAAAGCCCTTTGTTGTTGGTTTCGCTGCCGAAACGCAAGATGTAGCACAATATGCCAAAGATAAACTTACACGAAAAAATTTAGATCTTATCGCGGCAAATGATGTCAGCCAGCAAGGGCAGGGGTTTAATAGTAATGACAATGCGCTCACGGTGTTTACTCATCATGAAACAATTGATATTCCGCTTGCCAACAAGCAATCCGTTGCAGATAAATTAGTCGCTATCATTAAGCGCCAACTAGATGAAAATATTTGA
- the slmA gene encoding nucleoid occlusion factor SlmA, whose translation MSGSAKPNRKQQILECLALMLQTSPGQRITTAKLAEQVGVSEAALYRHFPSKARMFEGLIEFIEESIFSRVNLILTDHKEALVRCHHILHVLLIFAERNPGMCRILSGDALMGENERLRARVNQFFEKLESQFKQVLRERKLREGKGFEIPELALANILVAFAEGKICQYVRTGFDKKPSESFNDQWLFLMASK comes from the coding sequence ATGTCGGGTTCCGCCAAACCTAATCGTAAACAGCAAATATTAGAATGCTTAGCGTTAATGTTGCAAACAAGTCCAGGGCAACGTATTACTACCGCAAAACTTGCAGAGCAAGTGGGTGTATCAGAAGCGGCGCTTTATCGACATTTTCCATCAAAAGCTAGAATGTTTGAAGGTCTAATTGAATTTATCGAAGAGTCTATTTTTTCTCGTGTAAACTTAATTTTAACTGACCACAAAGAAGCACTAGTAAGATGTCATCATATTTTACACGTATTACTCATTTTTGCAGAGCGTAATCCAGGTATGTGTCGCATCTTATCGGGTGATGCGTTAATGGGTGAAAATGAGCGATTAAGAGCGAGAGTTAATCAGTTCTTTGAAAAGTTAGAATCTCAATTCAAACAAGTACTACGAGAACGAAAACTCCGAGAAGGTAAAGGCTTTGAGATTCCAGAACTCGCCTTAGCCAATATACTGGTCGCTTTCGCTGAAGGTAAAATTTGCCAATACGTACGCACCGGCTTTGATAAAAAACCCAGTGAGAGCTTTAATGATCAATGGCTCTTTTTAATGGCAAGCAAATAA
- a CDS encoding aminoacyl-histidine dipeptidase has protein sequence MSQLAALAPTTLWQLFEQLCRIPRPSKHEQKVSQWIQQWALSKQLTVSEDEVGNLLISKPATLGMENKKGVILQAHMDMVPQKNNDKEHDFLNDPIEAYVDGDWVTANGTTLGADNGIGLVSALAVLASDDLAHGPLEVLITIDEEAGMTGAFGLKANWLQGDILINTDSEQEGEVYMGCAGGIDGTAKFSLDFEPVKNNTTAFNLSISGLKGGHSGVDIHTGRANACKLLVRFLLIAAERYNIQLTELNGGSLRNAIPREAEASFVIENQYIEALKQGLADYLSAIRFNLKAIETDIDMLLISPEEFDQCWTKQCQSQILNAINGCPNGVIRMSDDIEGIVESSLNFGVMRTKGQRFECMTLIRSLHDDGRADVESMVRSVFQLAGATISFDGAYPGWKPNTESPIMATVRDTYLELFGALPEVMVIHAGLECGLFKSAYPDWDMVSIGPTIKFPHSPDEKVHIASVEKYWQLLVEVLKKIPEKKAV, from the coding sequence GTGAGTCAATTAGCAGCGCTCGCCCCTACAACTCTGTGGCAGTTATTCGAGCAACTATGCCGAATACCTCGTCCATCGAAACATGAGCAAAAAGTATCACAGTGGATACAACAATGGGCATTAAGTAAACAGTTAACCGTCAGTGAAGACGAGGTCGGTAACTTATTAATTAGCAAACCCGCTACGCTAGGCATGGAAAACAAAAAAGGCGTTATTCTGCAAGCCCATATGGATATGGTCCCCCAGAAAAATAACGACAAAGAGCATGACTTTCTAAACGATCCAATTGAAGCATACGTTGATGGAGACTGGGTTACGGCTAATGGCACCACACTAGGTGCTGATAATGGCATTGGTTTAGTTTCGGCACTTGCTGTTTTAGCCAGTGATGACCTTGCACACGGCCCATTAGAAGTTTTAATCACCATTGATGAAGAAGCAGGCATGACTGGCGCTTTTGGCTTAAAAGCTAATTGGTTACAGGGCGATATCTTGATTAATACTGACTCTGAACAAGAGGGTGAAGTATATATGGGCTGTGCTGGTGGTATTGATGGCACCGCTAAATTTTCGTTAGATTTTGAGCCAGTTAAAAATAATACAACGGCATTTAACTTATCAATATCAGGCCTTAAAGGTGGTCATTCTGGCGTTGATATACATACAGGGCGTGCCAATGCGTGCAAATTATTAGTAAGATTTTTACTAATTGCCGCAGAACGTTACAACATACAGTTAACCGAGCTTAATGGCGGTAGTCTGCGTAACGCTATTCCACGAGAAGCTGAGGCGAGTTTTGTCATAGAAAATCAGTATATCGAAGCGTTGAAACAAGGCTTAGCAGATTATTTATCAGCAATTCGTTTTAATTTAAAAGCCATCGAAACTGATATCGACATGTTGCTGATCTCACCAGAAGAGTTTGACCAATGTTGGACGAAACAATGCCAGTCACAGATACTAAATGCCATTAATGGATGCCCCAATGGTGTGATCAGAATGAGTGATGATATCGAAGGTATTGTTGAATCATCACTTAATTTCGGGGTAATGAGAACAAAAGGCCAACGCTTTGAGTGTATGACCCTTATTCGAAGCCTGCACGATGATGGCAGAGCAGACGTAGAATCAATGGTACGTTCAGTTTTTCAACTCGCGGGCGCCACCATCTCATTTGATGGCGCTTATCCTGGTTGGAAACCTAATACTGAGTCACCTATTATGGCAACTGTACGAGATACCTATCTTGAGCTATTTGGTGCATTACCTGAGGTTATGGTCATTCACGCAGGATTAGAGTGTGGTTTATTTAAATCTGCTTACCCTGACTGGGATATGGTTTCAATTGGGCCAACGATTAAATTTCCTCATTCTCCTGACGAAAAAGTGCACATTGCTTCAGTAGAAAAGTATTGGCAATTATTAGTTGAAGTGCTGAAAAAAATACCTGAAAAAAAAGCTGTTTAG
- a CDS encoding response regulator transcription factor, which translates to MIQPQQIIIADDHPLFRQALLDTLKVQLTQTQWVEAQTIEELEQQLQANQEADMLLLDLNIPGAHGFNTLIHVRNHYPQIPVVVVSAHEDQDTIGKAMKYGAAGFVPKSTPVNTIFAAIQKVLMGDIWLPESFVPCDNTEQNTDIAKCVASLTQQQYRILMMFAQGMLNKQIAYDLNVSEATIKAHATAIFRKLNVRNRTQAVIAISQLELTEQNFTED; encoded by the coding sequence ATGATCCAGCCACAACAAATTATAATAGCTGATGATCACCCATTATTTCGACAGGCTTTATTAGACACATTAAAAGTACAGCTGACGCAAACACAGTGGGTAGAAGCTCAAACAATAGAAGAGTTAGAGCAGCAACTTCAAGCAAATCAAGAAGCAGATATGCTACTACTTGATTTAAATATACCTGGCGCACATGGGTTTAACACTTTAATTCATGTCAGAAACCATTACCCGCAAATACCGGTAGTGGTTGTCTCTGCTCATGAAGATCAAGATACCATTGGTAAAGCAATGAAATATGGTGCCGCTGGCTTTGTGCCCAAATCGACTCCTGTTAATACTATTTTTGCCGCCATCCAAAAGGTGTTAATGGGAGATATATGGTTACCAGAATCTTTTGTGCCGTGCGATAACACCGAGCAAAATACAGATATCGCCAAATGTGTCGCCAGTTTAACGCAGCAGCAATATCGAATTTTGATGATGTTTGCTCAAGGCATGTTAAATAAACAAATTGCTTATGATTTAAATGTTTCTGAAGCAACAATTAAAGCGCATGCAACTGCAATATTTAGAAAACTAAATGTTCGAAACCGCACCCAAGCGGTGATTGCTATTAGCCAATTAGAGCTTACTGAACAAAATTTCACTGAAGATTAA